In the genome of Nanoarchaeota archaeon, the window ATTTTCCCTGTCGTAGAACTTCATAACAACACCAATTATTATTCATATAATTATTATATTCATAATAATATATAAAGCTTTCGTTAAACAACCGCCACCCTCACAGCCCAAACGCGCATCCTTCTTCTCAGTAATATTATATCCGGCAGAGATATAAGCATATTCCGGCGTTCAAAAGCTCTTTCGTTTCTGCATTTTGTAAAAGTATTTGACAAAATGTATAGCATTTTGTAAACTATTTAGCCGAAATGCTTATATAGTTCTTCCGCCAATATTTATTATGGTTTCATCAGTCCAGATAGAGAAGATAATCGAGTTGCACAACCTTGCAAAGGAAAGCGCGGCAAAGTTTGACAAAAAGAGGTTCGTCTACGAGGACGTAAAAAAAATGCTTGAAAACAAGCTTTTCATAGGAATTGCCGGGCTTCGGGGTGTAGGAAAAACAGTGCTTCTAAGACAGTTAGCAATAGAGCTTAAAGATTCTGTTTATACGAGCGCGGATGCGATTGATCCTGCTGTAAATCTTTTTGAGCTTGCAAAGGAGCTAAACAGAAATTATAAGACAAAATACCTGTTGATAGATGAAATCCATAATCATGCAAACTGGCAGATGGAAATCAAGAAAATATATGATTTTTTGGACATAAAGATTATATTTACGTCATCTGCTTCAATCGATATAATCCGAAGCAAATACGACCTCTCAAGAAGGGTTGCAATCATAAACATGCCTCCGTTCTCTTTCCGGGAATCTCTTTTTTTCAGGAAAAGTGTGCTTATTGAAAAAATGAGCCTGGAGGATATTTTAAAAAACTACAAAGAGCTTTACCGAAAAATCTATGCGTTTGAGCCGGAATTCCATGAGTTTTGCGTCCGGGGCGCCCTTCCGTCGGCCATTGAATCGCCTTTCCCGCAAACCATACGCAATATAGTCGAGAAAATACTGAACCACGACCTTTTGATATATGGGAAATTAAACAGAGAGGACATAATAAATATAGGTAATATACTAAGATTCATAAGCCGGTCGCCCGTTGATGTGTGCAGCTATTCCCTAATAGCCCGCAATGCCGGAATAACAAAGTACAAGACTCAGGAATACATACACATATTAGAGCAGGCGTTTCTCCTGAAAATATTGATGCCATATGGATCAAATGTAATGAAAGAACCAAAAATTCTATATAGCCTTCCTTTCAGGGCGTACTTTTCAGATGGTGTAGAGGACGAAAAAATCGCCGGAGCCATCAGGGAGGAATTTTTTATTCACCACAT includes:
- a CDS encoding AAA family ATPase encodes the protein MVSSVQIEKIIELHNLAKESAAKFDKKRFVYEDVKKMLENKLFIGIAGLRGVGKTVLLRQLAIELKDSVYTSADAIDPAVNLFELAKELNRNYKTKYLLIDEIHNHANWQMEIKKIYDFLDIKIIFTSSASIDIIRSKYDLSRRVAIINMPPFSFRESLFFRKSVLIEKMSLEDILKNYKELYRKIYAFEPEFHEFCVRGALPSAIESPFPQTIRNIVEKILNHDLLIYGKLNREDIINIGNILRFISRSPVDVCSYSLIARNAGITKYKTQEYIHILEQAFLLKILMPYGSNVMKEPKILYSLPFRAYFSDGVEDEKIAGAIREEFFIHHISNIDANVNYLKSLRGEKLPDYIVFYKNKKFVFEIGGAGKTRVQLKGISNNRFVLSQPGNVDKGIPLIFFGFLW